From Hartmannibacter diazotrophicus, a single genomic window includes:
- a CDS encoding NAD(P)-dependent oxidoreductase, translating to MSTRPDVVAVRSEPDIAAGRLPAVEIAANFADIHPPLSTHEALVAADRCYFCHDAPCLTACPTSIDIPLFIRKIMTGNVDGAAKTIFSSNILGGMCARVCPTETLCEEACVRNTAEEKPVQIGLLQRYATDHYMAGHATYGTRKPATGKKVAVVGAGPAGLACAHALALEGHDVTIFEARPKAGGLNEHGIAAYKTTGDFAQDEVDFVLAIGGITIEAGKALGRDIMLADLTANYDAVFLGMGLQGVNALGLAGEAGEGVVDAVEWIEAMRQAEDKATVPVGRAVVVIGGGMTAVDAAVQAKLLGAEDVTIVYRRGEEAMNASPYEREVARNAGVLIRTHLAPSALLVEDGQVSGIELERTSIGADGKLAGTGEKLVLPADQVMKAIGQTLGDATPLGGAIALEKGKIKVDAEFRTSGAKVWAGGDCTGLGEDLTVVAVAQGKAAAKSINAALAG from the coding sequence ATGTCGACCAGACCTGACGTTGTGGCCGTGCGGTCCGAGCCCGATATCGCGGCCGGTCGGTTGCCGGCCGTCGAGATCGCCGCCAATTTCGCCGACATCCATCCGCCTCTCAGTACTCATGAGGCGCTGGTCGCGGCGGACCGCTGCTATTTCTGTCACGACGCGCCCTGCCTGACGGCCTGTCCGACGTCGATCGACATTCCACTCTTCATCCGCAAGATCATGACCGGCAATGTGGACGGCGCGGCGAAGACGATCTTCTCCTCCAACATTCTCGGCGGCATGTGCGCCCGCGTTTGCCCGACGGAAACGTTGTGCGAGGAAGCCTGCGTCCGCAACACGGCGGAAGAAAAGCCGGTGCAGATTGGTCTCCTGCAGCGCTATGCGACCGATCACTACATGGCCGGCCACGCGACCTATGGCACCCGCAAGCCGGCGACCGGCAAAAAGGTCGCTGTCGTCGGGGCCGGCCCGGCGGGCCTTGCCTGCGCCCATGCCCTGGCGCTCGAGGGCCATGACGTCACGATCTTCGAGGCGCGGCCGAAGGCCGGCGGCCTCAACGAGCATGGCATCGCCGCCTACAAGACGACCGGCGATTTTGCGCAGGACGAGGTTGACTTCGTGCTCGCCATCGGCGGCATCACGATCGAGGCGGGCAAGGCGCTTGGCCGCGACATCATGCTCGCCGACCTCACCGCCAATTACGATGCCGTGTTCCTCGGCATGGGGCTTCAGGGCGTCAATGCGCTCGGCCTTGCCGGCGAGGCCGGGGAAGGCGTTGTCGACGCGGTCGAGTGGATCGAGGCGATGCGGCAGGCCGAAGACAAGGCAACCGTGCCCGTCGGACGCGCGGTCGTCGTCATCGGCGGCGGCATGACGGCGGTCGACGCCGCCGTGCAGGCCAAATTGCTCGGCGCCGAGGACGTCACCATCGTCTACCGCCGCGGCGAGGAGGCGATGAACGCCAGCCCATACGAGCGCGAGGTCGCCCGCAATGCCGGCGTCCTGATCCGCACTCACCTGGCGCCGTCGGCGCTCCTCGTCGAGGACGGGCAGGTGAGCGGCATCGAGCTTGAGCGCACCAGCATCGGAGCGGATGGAAAACTCGCTGGAACCGGCGAGAAACTGGTGCTTCCCGCCGATCAGGTGATGAAGGCGATTGGCCAGACCCTTGGCGACGCCACGCCTCTCGGCGGGGCGATTGCGCTGGAGAAGGGCAAGATCAAGGTCGACGCGGAATTCCGCACTTCCGGCGCCAAGGTCTGGGCCGGCGGCGACTGCACCGGCCTAGGTGAGGACCTCACCGTCGTCGCGGTCGCGCAGGGCAAGGCCGCCGCGAAATCCATCAACGCCGCGCTGGCCGGCTGA
- the argE gene encoding acetylornithine deacetylase — MTIDTAVTKAILETLVGFDTTSRNSNLDLIAWVEDYLSRHGIDSERVYDETGEKANLFATIGPADAPGYILSGHTDVVPVDGQPWSSDPFVLREESGKLYGRGACDMKGFLAVCLAAVPMLKSKPLKTPIHLAFSYDEEVGCIGVRGLIDALKSRPLLPLACFVGEPTEMQVVTAHKAKRSLRVTVTGLSCHSSLAPHGVNAVEYAARLIGKIGEVGAQLARGPSDALFDVPVTTTHVGTISGGTVLNIVPDECQFTFEIRALPRQDADALLQEIEVYAREVLVPEMRMRHPEAGIDFEITSAFPGLDTEPDAEVTRLAKRLAGRNDHAKVAYGTEAGLFDEAGIPTVVVGPGSIGEAHKPDEFIAISELEKCAAFIERLAEKACDG; from the coding sequence ATGACTATCGACACGGCCGTCACCAAGGCCATCCTGGAAACGCTCGTTGGCTTCGACACGACAAGCCGAAACTCCAACCTCGACCTCATCGCCTGGGTCGAGGACTACCTTAGCCGGCACGGGATTGACTCCGAGCGCGTCTATGACGAGACCGGAGAAAAGGCCAACCTCTTCGCGACAATCGGCCCGGCGGATGCTCCCGGCTACATCCTCTCCGGCCATACGGATGTCGTGCCGGTCGACGGCCAGCCGTGGTCCAGCGATCCGTTTGTGCTGAGGGAAGAAAGCGGCAAGCTCTATGGGCGCGGCGCCTGCGACATGAAGGGCTTTCTCGCCGTCTGCCTCGCCGCCGTTCCGATGCTGAAGAGCAAGCCGCTCAAGACGCCGATCCACCTCGCCTTTTCCTATGACGAGGAGGTCGGCTGCATCGGCGTGCGCGGTCTGATCGACGCGCTGAAGTCCCGCCCTCTCCTGCCGCTCGCCTGTTTCGTCGGCGAACCGACCGAAATGCAGGTGGTGACGGCCCACAAGGCCAAACGCTCGCTGCGGGTCACGGTCACCGGTCTTTCCTGCCACTCCTCGCTCGCACCGCATGGCGTCAACGCGGTCGAATATGCGGCAAGGCTGATCGGCAAGATCGGCGAGGTTGGCGCCCAGTTGGCGCGCGGGCCATCCGACGCGCTCTTCGACGTGCCGGTGACGACGACCCATGTCGGCACGATCAGCGGCGGCACGGTGCTGAATATTGTGCCCGACGAGTGCCAGTTCACCTTCGAGATCCGCGCCCTGCCGCGCCAGGATGCCGACGCGCTGCTGCAGGAAATCGAGGTCTACGCCCGCGAGGTGCTGGTTCCCGAGATGCGCATGCGCCATCCAGAAGCTGGCATCGACTTCGAGATCACCTCGGCCTTTCCCGGCCTCGATACCGAGCCGGATGCGGAGGTGACGCGGCTGGCCAAGCGGCTCGCCGGGCGTAACGATCACGCCAAGGTCGCCTACGGCACCGAGGCGGGGCTTTTCGATGAAGCGGGCATTCCCACCGTTGTCGTCGGGCCCGGCTCAATTGGCGAGGCGCACAAGCCCGACGAGTTCATTGCGATCTCCGAGCTGGAAAAATGCGCGGCCTTCATCGAGCGGCTGGCGGAAAAGGCCTGCGACGGCTGA
- the preA gene encoding NAD-dependent dihydropyrimidine dehydrogenase subunit PreA, which produces MADLSTTFCGIKSPNPFWLASAPPTDKQYNVERAYAAGWGGVVWKTLGEDPPVVNVSGPRYGVMHAGDRRLVALNNIELVTDRPFELNLREIKEVKKKWPDRALVVSLMVPCEERNWTDIVQRVAETEADGIELNFGCPHGMSERGMGSAVGQVPEYIEMVTRWAKAASRMPVIVKLTPNITDIRFPARAANAGGADAVSLINTVSAIMSIDLDLFAPTPTIDGKGSHGGMCGPAVKPMALNMVSAIARDPETRDLPISGIGGVTTWRDAAEFIALGAGNVQVCTAAMTYGFKIVQEMIDGLSDWMDEKGYRSIEDFRGRAVPNVTEWQYLNLNYVTKAKIDQDLCIKCGRCHIACEDTSHQAITSMVDGARHFEVIDEECVGCNLCVNVCPVENCITMEPMTSGIDPRTKKPIEPYANWTTHPNNPMAKVAAE; this is translated from the coding sequence ATGGCAGACCTTTCGACCACCTTCTGCGGGATCAAGTCGCCCAATCCCTTCTGGCTGGCCTCGGCGCCGCCGACCGACAAGCAGTATAACGTCGAGCGCGCCTATGCGGCCGGCTGGGGCGGCGTCGTTTGGAAGACGCTGGGCGAGGACCCACCCGTCGTCAACGTCTCCGGCCCGCGCTATGGCGTCATGCATGCCGGCGACCGCCGCCTCGTTGCTCTCAACAATATCGAGCTCGTCACCGACAGGCCCTTCGAGCTGAACCTTCGCGAGATCAAGGAGGTCAAGAAGAAGTGGCCGGATCGCGCGCTGGTCGTCTCGCTGATGGTGCCTTGCGAGGAGCGCAACTGGACCGACATCGTCCAGCGCGTCGCCGAGACCGAGGCCGACGGCATCGAGCTCAACTTCGGCTGCCCGCACGGCATGAGCGAGCGCGGCATGGGCTCGGCCGTCGGCCAGGTGCCGGAATATATCGAGATGGTGACGCGCTGGGCGAAAGCGGCAAGCCGCATGCCCGTCATCGTCAAGCTGACGCCGAACATCACCGACATTCGCTTTCCCGCACGCGCGGCCAACGCGGGTGGGGCGGACGCCGTGTCACTGATCAACACGGTCTCGGCGATCATGTCCATCGACCTCGACCTCTTCGCGCCGACGCCGACCATCGACGGCAAGGGCAGCCATGGCGGCATGTGCGGCCCGGCGGTCAAGCCCATGGCGCTCAACATGGTCTCGGCCATCGCCCGCGATCCTGAGACCCGCGACCTGCCGATCTCCGGCATCGGCGGCGTCACCACCTGGCGCGACGCGGCCGAATTCATCGCGCTCGGCGCCGGCAACGTGCAGGTCTGCACGGCGGCCATGACCTACGGCTTCAAGATCGTTCAGGAGATGATCGACGGCCTCTCCGACTGGATGGACGAGAAGGGCTACAGGTCAATCGAGGACTTCCGGGGCAGGGCGGTGCCCAATGTCACCGAGTGGCAGTATCTCAACCTCAACTACGTGACCAAGGCGAAGATCGACCAGGATCTCTGCATCAAGTGCGGACGTTGCCACATTGCCTGCGAGGACACGTCCCATCAGGCGATCACGTCGATGGTCGATGGCGCCCGGCATTTTGAGGTGATCGACGAGGAATGCGTCGGCTGCAATCTCTGCGTCAATGTCTGCCCGGTCGAGAACTGCATCACCATGGAACCGATGACGTCGGGCATCGATCCGCGCACCAAGAAGCCCATCGAGCCCTACGCCAACTGGACGACCCATCCGAACAATCCGATGGCGAAGGTGGCGGCGGAGTAA
- a CDS encoding lytic murein transglycosylase, with the protein MLFKSCVKFVAACAFLAAGSLSSAAATCGNTADGFNAWLTDFQQLAMANGISQSTLNQALSGVSYDRKAISLDRGQKKTFSQSFEKFASTRANAGAIALGKKAYKRNAQLLSQVEAAYGVPGEVVVALWGLETGFGNFSGNKGVFAPLATLAYDCRRSAFFTNELISALKILQRGDLTLSEMKGAGFGELGQTQFLPSKYLAYAVDGDGDGRRDLIRSVPDVLYSTANYLRGHGWIPGAGYQEGEPNFKVFNDWNLSTVYQQTIAYYAGKIAAN; encoded by the coding sequence ATGCTGTTCAAATCTTGCGTCAAGTTTGTCGCTGCCTGCGCCTTTCTCGCAGCCGGTTCCCTTTCCTCCGCCGCGGCCACCTGCGGCAACACGGCGGACGGTTTCAATGCCTGGCTGACGGATTTCCAGCAACTGGCGATGGCCAACGGCATCTCGCAATCGACGCTCAATCAGGCGCTCAGCGGCGTGTCCTACGACCGCAAGGCGATCAGCCTCGACCGGGGGCAGAAGAAGACCTTCTCGCAGAGCTTCGAGAAATTCGCCTCCACGCGCGCCAACGCCGGAGCGATCGCGCTCGGCAAGAAGGCCTACAAGCGCAACGCCCAGCTCCTCTCGCAGGTGGAAGCCGCCTACGGAGTTCCGGGCGAGGTGGTCGTTGCACTTTGGGGCCTGGAGACGGGCTTCGGCAACTTCTCCGGCAACAAGGGCGTCTTCGCGCCGCTTGCAACCCTTGCCTATGACTGCCGGCGCTCGGCCTTCTTCACCAATGAACTCATCTCCGCGCTCAAGATCCTGCAGCGCGGCGACCTGACGCTTTCGGAAATGAAGGGCGCCGGCTTCGGCGAACTCGGCCAGACGCAGTTCCTGCCGTCGAAATACCTCGCCTACGCGGTCGACGGCGACGGCGACGGACGGCGCGACCTGATCCGCTCGGTGCCGGACGTCCTCTATTCGACCGCCAACTACCTGCGCGGCCACGGCTGGATCCCCGGCGCGGGCTACCAGGAAGGCGAGCCGAACTTCAAGGTCTTCAACGACTGGAACCTGTCGACGGTCTACCAGCAGACCATCGCCTATTACGCCGGAAAGATCGCGGCAAACTAG
- a CDS encoding CoA-acylating methylmalonate-semialdehyde dehydrogenase, which yields MYQIENCINGKKVMSTSDRSQPIFNPATGEAQGTLMLSTLDEINAAVAAAKAAAPAWGTTPPLRRARMMFKFKDLIEANMDAIATEISREHGKTHSDALGEVQRGLEVVEFACGIPHLLKGEFSRNVGPNIDSWSDRQPLGVVGGITPFNFPAMVPMWMYPVAIACGNTFVLKPSERDPSAVNLVWELFQEAGFPDGVLNVVHGDKLAVDTLLKHPDVKAISFVGSTPIAEYVYSTGTAHGKRVQALGGAKNHAIIMPDADMDKAVDALMGAAYGSAGERCMAISVAVPVGEGTANKLVEALKPKVQSLKIGPYTDSDAEMGPVVTAEAKARISGLIDQGVKEGADLVVDGRGFSLQGYENGYFLGGTLFDKVTTDMAIYKTEIFGPVLGVVRAESFAEAAKMINDHEYGNGTAIFTRDGDAARTFADQIEIGMVGINVPLPVPVAYHSFGGWKRSLFGDHAIYGPEGVRFYTRVKTITSRWPEGIKAGAQFNFPTM from the coding sequence ATGTATCAGATCGAGAACTGCATCAACGGCAAGAAGGTGATGTCGACGAGCGACCGCTCGCAACCGATCTTCAACCCGGCGACCGGCGAGGCGCAGGGCACCCTGATGCTCTCCACGCTCGACGAGATCAACGCCGCCGTCGCCGCCGCCAAGGCCGCCGCTCCGGCCTGGGGAACGACCCCGCCGCTGCGCCGCGCCCGGATGATGTTCAAGTTCAAGGATCTCATCGAGGCGAACATGGACGCCATCGCGACGGAGATCAGCCGCGAGCATGGCAAGACCCACTCCGACGCCCTCGGCGAGGTTCAGCGCGGTCTTGAGGTCGTCGAGTTCGCCTGCGGCATCCCCCATCTCCTGAAAGGCGAGTTCTCGCGCAACGTCGGCCCCAACATCGATAGCTGGTCCGACCGCCAGCCGCTCGGCGTCGTTGGCGGCATCACGCCGTTCAACTTCCCGGCCATGGTGCCGATGTGGATGTATCCGGTGGCGATCGCCTGCGGCAACACCTTCGTGCTGAAGCCGTCCGAGCGCGATCCCTCCGCCGTCAACCTCGTCTGGGAACTCTTCCAGGAAGCCGGCTTCCCCGATGGCGTCCTCAACGTCGTCCACGGTGACAAGCTCGCCGTCGACACGCTGTTGAAGCATCCCGACGTCAAGGCGATTTCCTTCGTCGGCTCCACCCCGATCGCCGAATATGTCTATTCGACCGGCACGGCGCACGGAAAGCGCGTCCAGGCTCTTGGCGGCGCGAAGAACCACGCCATCATCATGCCCGACGCCGACATGGACAAGGCGGTGGACGCGCTGATGGGCGCGGCCTATGGCTCGGCCGGCGAGCGCTGCATGGCGATCTCGGTCGCGGTGCCGGTGGGCGAGGGTACGGCCAACAAGCTGGTCGAAGCGCTGAAGCCGAAGGTGCAGAGCCTGAAGATCGGCCCCTACACCGACAGCGACGCGGAAATGGGCCCGGTCGTCACGGCCGAGGCCAAGGCGCGCATCTCCGGCCTCATCGATCAGGGCGTCAAGGAAGGCGCTGACCTCGTCGTCGACGGTCGCGGCTTCTCGCTGCAGGGCTATGAGAACGGCTATTTCCTCGGCGGCACCCTGTTCGACAAGGTCACGACCGACATGGCGATCTACAAGACCGAGATCTTCGGGCCGGTTCTCGGCGTCGTCCGCGCCGAAAGCTTCGCCGAGGCCGCCAAGATGATCAACGATCATGAATACGGCAACGGCACCGCGATCTTCACCCGCGACGGCGACGCGGCCCGCACCTTCGCCGACCAGATCGAGATCGGCATGGTCGGCATCAACGTGCCGCTGCCGGTTCCGGTGGCCTACCACTCCTTCGGCGGCTGGAAGCGGTCGCTCTTCGGCGATCACGCCATCTACGGGCCGGAAGGCGTGCGCTTCTATACCCGCGTCAAGACCATCACCAGCCGCTGGCCGGAAGGCATCAAGGCGGGTGCGCAGTTCAACTTCCCAACGATGTGA
- a CDS encoding TetR family transcriptional regulator C-terminal domain-containing protein, with translation MLVDNTARASQSKKRTRIQIENEERILDAALDIFSTYGFRGATVDQIAESAGMSKPNLLYYFRRKQDIYVAVLTRTLESWLTPLEAIDPDGDPEEEIRQFVSQKMAMSRDNPKASRLFASEILQGAPTVMPQLKTELRDIVERKSAVLKGWMAAGRLAPVDPVHVIFMIWAMTQHYADFDTQIVGVTGESIVTSPAMFEAASKSVGDIFFKGILPRPPQE, from the coding sequence ATGCTTGTCGACAACACGGCCCGAGCCAGCCAGAGCAAGAAACGAACCCGAATCCAGATCGAGAATGAGGAACGCATTCTCGATGCGGCGCTCGACATCTTCTCCACCTATGGCTTTCGCGGCGCGACCGTCGACCAGATCGCCGAATCCGCCGGCATGTCGAAACCGAACCTGCTCTATTACTTCCGCCGCAAGCAGGACATCTATGTCGCGGTGCTGACCCGCACGCTGGAAAGCTGGCTGACGCCGCTGGAAGCGATCGACCCCGATGGCGATCCGGAAGAGGAAATTCGCCAGTTCGTGTCGCAGAAGATGGCGATGTCGCGCGATAACCCGAAGGCCTCGCGGCTTTTCGCGTCGGAAATCCTGCAGGGTGCGCCAACGGTCATGCCGCAACTGAAGACCGAACTCCGGGACATCGTCGAGCGCAAGTCCGCCGTCCTCAAGGGCTGGATGGCGGCCGGCCGCCTCGCCCCGGTCGATCCGGTGCATGTCATCTTCATGATCTGGGCGATGACCCAGCACTATGCCGATTTCGACACGCAGATCGTCGGCGTCACGGGCGAGAGCATCGTCACGTCGCCGGCCATGTTCGAGGCCGCCTCAAAGTCGGTCGGCGACATTTTCTTCAAGGGCATCCTGCCGCGACCGCCACAAGAATGA
- a CDS encoding aspartate aminotransferase family protein, translating into MADTRVSTNNLDSFWMPFTANRQFKQDPRMLVSAKGMYYKNAEGRQILDGTAGLWCVNAGHARPKIVEAIATQAGELDYAPAFQMGHPKAFELASRLTAMLPSPMDHVFFTNSGSESVETALKIALAYHRAKGNGSKFRLLGRERGYHGVNFGGISVGGIVSNRKMFGTLLTGVDHIRHTHDLERNAFTRGVPEHGEEFADDLEQVITLHDPSTIAALIVEPVAGSTGVLIPPKGYLEKLRAICDKHDILLIFDEVITGFGRLGTPFAVDYFGVMPDLITTAKGITSGTVPMGAVFLQKKIYDAFMNGPEHVIEFFHGYTYSGHPLACAAALATLDTYAEEGLLTKGAMDADEPGDGKGLGTYWQTALHSLRGMPHVIDIRNIGLVGAIELESIPGAPTKRAFNAFLKAYEKGVMIRTTGDIIALSPPLIVEDHHIDEIVATLAMVLKDLE; encoded by the coding sequence ATGGCCGACACACGCGTTTCCACCAACAACCTCGACAGCTTCTGGATGCCGTTCACGGCCAACCGCCAGTTCAAGCAGGACCCGCGGATGCTCGTCTCGGCCAAGGGCATGTATTACAAGAATGCCGAGGGCCGGCAGATCCTCGACGGCACGGCGGGCCTGTGGTGCGTGAACGCGGGCCATGCCCGCCCGAAGATCGTCGAGGCGATCGCCACCCAGGCCGGCGAGCTGGACTATGCGCCGGCCTTCCAGATGGGCCACCCGAAGGCCTTCGAGCTGGCCTCGCGCCTGACGGCCATGCTGCCGTCGCCGATGGACCACGTCTTCTTCACCAACTCCGGCTCGGAATCGGTCGAAACCGCGCTCAAGATCGCGCTCGCCTATCACCGCGCCAAGGGCAACGGCTCCAAGTTCCGTCTTCTCGGCCGCGAGCGCGGCTACCACGGCGTCAATTTCGGCGGCATTTCGGTCGGCGGCATCGTCTCCAACCGCAAGATGTTCGGCACGCTACTCACCGGCGTCGACCACATCCGCCACACCCATGACCTGGAGCGCAACGCCTTCACGCGCGGCGTTCCCGAGCACGGCGAGGAATTCGCCGACGATCTGGAGCAGGTGATCACGCTGCACGATCCCTCCACCATCGCGGCCCTGATCGTGGAGCCGGTGGCGGGCTCCACCGGCGTGCTCATCCCGCCGAAGGGCTATCTCGAAAAGCTCAGGGCGATCTGCGACAAGCACGACATCCTGCTCATCTTCGACGAGGTCATCACCGGTTTCGGCCGCCTCGGCACGCCCTTCGCGGTAGACTATTTCGGCGTCATGCCGGACCTCATCACGACGGCCAAGGGCATCACCAGCGGCACGGTGCCGATGGGTGCGGTCTTCCTGCAGAAGAAGATCTACGACGCCTTCATGAACGGGCCCGAGCACGTCATCGAGTTCTTCCATGGCTACACCTACTCCGGCCACCCGCTCGCCTGCGCTGCGGCGCTCGCGACCCTCGACACCTATGCCGAGGAGGGGCTGCTGACAAAGGGCGCTATGGATGCGGACGAGCCGGGCGACGGCAAGGGCCTCGGCACCTACTGGCAGACGGCGCTGCACTCGCTGCGCGGCATGCCTCATGTCATCGACATCCGCAACATCGGCCTCGTCGGCGCCATTGAACTGGAATCGATCCCGGGAGCGCCCACCAAGCGTGCCTTCAACGCCTTCCTCAAGGCCTACGAAAAGGGCGTCATGATCCGCACCACCGGCGACATCATCGCGCTCTCGCCGCCGCTGATCGTGGAGGATCACCACATCGACGAGATCGTCGCGACGCTTGCGATGGTGTTGAAGGATCTCGAATAA